The genomic segment ACGAAAGCGGAGACTACCAGGGTGCCTTGGAAAAATATAAGGAAGCTGAACCTTATTTTCCCGAGGATCCGCGATTGGATTTCAATCGAGGTTCTTCGAAATATAAATCGGGAGATCTGGACGGTGCGATCCGTCATTTCGAGAAAAGTGCCGACTCCAAAGACCCTAAAGTTCGGGCCATGTCCCATTTTAATCTCGGAAACGCCTATCTGAAATTAGGCGACCGAAAGAAGGCCGCGGAGCATTATCTTCGTTCCTTGAAAGAAGATCCGAATTTGGAATCAGCCAGGAAGAATTTGGAATGGCTCCGAAAAATGCCTCCTCCACAAAACGGAAAAAACCCCCAGGAAAATGAAAAGTCGGAAAGTGGCAAAGGAGAACAAATCAAGCCGGGTCTCTCCACGGAAGATCGCAATTCTTCCCGCAAAGGTGAGAAGGGACAGGTCGGTAAAGATTCCAAGTCTAAGAATAAATCCAAGGCCGAAGAGGAATTGGATAGAATCATGGAATCCATGGACTTGGATTCCGTAAGGCGCAAGAGTCCCGGATCGAGAAGCCGAGAGGTGTTTTGGTGAAAATCAGAGTTTTTATCATTCTATTTTTCTTATTCTCGATAGCGGATCTATTTGCGGGGGACCCGAAATTCTATCTTAGCCAAACCAGAGCGGAGTTGGGAGAACCCGTTTTCGTAATCGTAGAAGCCGAGGGCTCCGCCGAAGTCAGAGTGATAGAGAAGGAATTCCAAGGGCATGGAATACGCGCGGTATACTGGGGCATGGAAGATAGCACCACTATCGTCAACTTCAAGGCGTATCGAAAAAAGCTACTGAAGTATAGATTGGTCGTATCCGCTCCGGGTAAATACTCCGTGCCTGAAGTAGCGGTGGATGTGGAGGGTAAAAGATACGGGGCCAGCGGCTTGATGGTGGAATTCGGGCCCCGGCGAGCGGCCACACGAAATCCGAATTCGATTTGGAATCGTTTCTTTTCCACGGAAGATACCCAGGGTCCTGCCGACGGGGACTTGAAAGTGGTTTTCCAACTGGACAAAAAGGAAGTTTGGGTAGGAGAGCCGGTTCTGGGCTTCTTTGCATTATATTATAGAAATGCAATACGTCCTTATTTCGATCGGGATCCCTCCAGTTCCATAGAATTTCCCTATTTCCGAAGCGAAGTGATTGCGGGAGTGGGGCTTACGATACCGGAGTCCGTAATATACGAAGGAGTGCAATACGATACGTCTCCTTATAATAAGGAATTCTTCGTCCTCACTCCACTCAAAAGGGGAGAATTCTCCCTAGGATCCACCGGTTTTCATTTAGAGGGACAATTACAATCGTACTTTCATATGAGAACTGTCAAAACGATTCCGGGTAGAATACAAGTCCGGGATCTTCCTCTTCCTTCTCCTCCGAGCTTCGGAGGCGCTGTAGGCAAATTCGAAATGACTTTGGAGGATATCCCGAGGGAAACGAGCCTGGGAGATCCTTTTCAATTCCGACTCGTTCTTCGCGGAAAAGGAAATCTATCCTCTATCAAGGATCCGTTACGTTTGTCCTGTCCTGAACGGGATTGTTATCCGGATATCACATTCTTACAACTCCGTCCCCAAAAGGAATTCAAGGAATTGGATCCGGGAGAATACGGTTTTTATTTGAATCATTCTTTTTCTTACTCGGTTCTTCCGAAGGCGGAGGGAACCTGGCAGGAGTCGGACCTGAAATTCTCCTATTTCGATCCGAAGTCCGGGAAATATACCGATGTCTCGGTTCGATTTCCTCCGGTGCATGTAGGACCTCCTCGCCCTAAATCGAATCTTCCCGAATCGGAGAAAAGTTCGGGCGTGAGTTACGGATACGTATGGATTCTGACTTTGGGGATTTTTGCGGGGGCTCTGGGATTTTTCTTAACCGTATATTGGAAAGGTAAGTTTGCGGCGGAAAGATTATTGAAACGCTTGGATCTTTGGATCGGCTCCAAAAGGGGTTTTGTTTTGAAGCATTCCGCGCTTTCCCGGGGACTATCGGAGGAGGAGGCGAGCCTGATTGCCGGTTGGAAGTCGGAGGATATTCCACTTACGGAAACGTATAAAAGACTAGGCCCCGCTTCTAAGACTGCTTTATTGAAGATCGCAGATCGATTAATGCTAAACGTAAAGGAGGATGAAACTCGATGAGCGAAGAAGTGAAAGGAAAAATCTCGGTCGAAACCGAGAACATATTCCCAATTATTAAAAAATGGTTATATTCGGAAAAGGATATTTTTCTAAGAGAGTTGGTTTCCAACGCTTGCGACGCTATTGCGAAGCTGAAAAAAATTTCCTTAAGCGAAGAATTCGAAGGCGGAACCGATTATCGGATCGATTTGGACTTCGATCAGAAGGAGAGGACCCTTACGATCCGGGATAACGGAATCGGAATGAGCGAAGAGGAGGTGAATAAATACATCAACCAAATCGCCTTTTCGGGAGCGGAGGAATTCGTAAAACAATATCAATCCGAAGGTGACAAACCGGAGATCATCGGGCATTTCGGATTGGGTTTCTATTCCAGCTTCATGGTGTCCTCTAAGGTAAGAATTGAAACCAAGTCCTACCGAAAGGGTAGTCAAGGAGTGGTTTGGGAGAGTGAGTCCGGAACCGAATTCAGTCTTAAGGCGGGAGATAAATCCGACAGAGGAACCCGGATCACTCTGTTTATGGATTCGGATTCGGGAGAATACCTGGATGCCTGGAAACTCAAGGAGCTAGTCCGGAAATATTGCGATTTTCTTCCCGTCCCGATTTATGTTAAGGAAGAACAGGCCAATAAGCAAACCCCGCTGTGGAGCGAGCAACCGTCTTCCGTAAAGAAGGAACAATACCAGGAATTCTATAGTTATCTTTTCCCTTTCGCGGGAGAGCCGCTCTTCCATGTTCATTTAAACGTAGACTATCCTTTCCGTCTGCAGGGGATCTTGTATTTTCCTAGGCTCAAGCACGAGTTGGACGCCAATCGCATGGGTATCAAACTCTATTGCAACCATGTGTTCGTGTCGGATGAAGCTAAGGAATTGGTTCCGCAATTTCTAACGGTCCTGCAAGGAACCCTGGATATCCCGGATCTTCCTCTTAACGTATCCCGCTCGTATCTACAGAACGATCCTTTGGTAAAAAAGATTTCCGGACATATCGTGAAGAAGGTTTCGGACAAATTACAGGAAGAATTTAAGAAGAATCCGGAAGAGTTCCGTAAGAACTGGGATGAGATTTCTTTGTTCGTGAAATACGGGCTCATGACGGACGAAAAATTCTACGAGTCCGCAAAGGACCTCATATTCTTCCGTTCTTCCGACGGAGAATTGACCAAACTGGAAGATTATCTGGAACGCAATAAGGAGAAGAACGCAGGAAAAATATATTACGCTAACGAAGCGGAGCTTTCTTCCGTATATATGGATCTATTGAAATCCCAGGGCTTGGAAGCCTTGCTCGTGGATTCCAGGATCGACAATCACTTCCTACAATTCCTGGAGAGCAAGAACGCCGACTGGGTTTTTCAAAGAGTGGATTCCGAGTTAGCGGACCAAGTATTGGACAAGGAAGCTTCTCCCGATCTAGCGGATTCTCAAAACCAGACCGTGGAAGAAAAACTGAAGACCATCTTTAGCAAGGCGATTTCCAAAGAAGGAGTAGAGATCAAAACCGAGGCTCTTAAATCGGAAGAGGTTCCTGCGGTCATTCTTCTCCCGGAACATATTCGTCGTTTGGCGGAGATGGGGCAGATCTACGGCCAAAAGCCGGTTGATTTCCTAAAGAATCATACTCTTTTAGTGAATCGAAAATCCAAACTGATCCAAAATCTGGTTTCCTTGCAGCAAGGGCTTCACCCGGAGAAAGCG from the Leptospira wolffii serovar Khorat str. Khorat-H2 genome contains:
- a CDS encoding BatD family protein; translated protein: MKIRVFIILFFLFSIADLFAGDPKFYLSQTRAELGEPVFVIVEAEGSAEVRVIEKEFQGHGIRAVYWGMEDSTTIVNFKAYRKKLLKYRLVVSAPGKYSVPEVAVDVEGKRYGASGLMVEFGPRRAATRNPNSIWNRFFSTEDTQGPADGDLKVVFQLDKKEVWVGEPVLGFFALYYRNAIRPYFDRDPSSSIEFPYFRSEVIAGVGLTIPESVIYEGVQYDTSPYNKEFFVLTPLKRGEFSLGSTGFHLEGQLQSYFHMRTVKTIPGRIQVRDLPLPSPPSFGGAVGKFEMTLEDIPRETSLGDPFQFRLVLRGKGNLSSIKDPLRLSCPERDCYPDITFLQLRPQKEFKELDPGEYGFYLNHSFSYSVLPKAEGTWQESDLKFSYFDPKSGKYTDVSVRFPPVHVGPPRPKSNLPESEKSSGVSYGYVWILTLGIFAGALGFFLTVYWKGKFAAERLLKRLDLWIGSKRGFVLKHSALSRGLSEEEASLIAGWKSEDIPLTETYKRLGPASKTALLKIADRLMLNVKEDETR
- the htpG gene encoding molecular chaperone HtpG — encoded protein: MSEEVKGKISVETENIFPIIKKWLYSEKDIFLRELVSNACDAIAKLKKISLSEEFEGGTDYRIDLDFDQKERTLTIRDNGIGMSEEEVNKYINQIAFSGAEEFVKQYQSEGDKPEIIGHFGLGFYSSFMVSSKVRIETKSYRKGSQGVVWESESGTEFSLKAGDKSDRGTRITLFMDSDSGEYLDAWKLKELVRKYCDFLPVPIYVKEEQANKQTPLWSEQPSSVKKEQYQEFYSYLFPFAGEPLFHVHLNVDYPFRLQGILYFPRLKHELDANRMGIKLYCNHVFVSDEAKELVPQFLTVLQGTLDIPDLPLNVSRSYLQNDPLVKKISGHIVKKVSDKLQEEFKKNPEEFRKNWDEISLFVKYGLMTDEKFYESAKDLIFFRSSDGELTKLEDYLERNKEKNAGKIYYANEAELSSVYMDLLKSQGLEALLVDSRIDNHFLQFLESKNADWVFQRVDSELADQVLDKEASPDLADSQNQTVEEKLKTIFSKAISKEGVEIKTEALKSEEVPAVILLPEHIRRLAEMGQIYGQKPVDFLKNHTLLVNRKSKLIQNLVSLQQGLHPEKAEKLARSVYDLALLGAKLLGEGEIGDLIRRQRELLEDLSSDRT
- the batC gene encoding TPR repeat-containing protein BatC; the protein is MDPGGNRIQEGRNSYESGDYQGALEKYKEAEPYFPEDPRLDFNRGSSKYKSGDLDGAIRHFEKSADSKDPKVRAMSHFNLGNAYLKLGDRKKAAEHYLRSLKEDPNLESARKNLEWLRKMPPPQNGKNPQENEKSESGKGEQIKPGLSTEDRNSSRKGEKGQVGKDSKSKNKSKAEEELDRIMESMDLDSVRRKSPGSRSREVFW